The following coding sequences lie in one Zingiber officinale cultivar Zhangliang chromosome 2B, Zo_v1.1, whole genome shotgun sequence genomic window:
- the LOC122048313 gene encoding pentatricopeptide repeat-containing protein At3g04760, chloroplastic-like: MASAEAKTTQPQTLDSKESHYMKLLSRSCKAGKFNESLYFLEYMVGKGYKLDVILCTKLIKGLCSSRSVDKAVRVMDILESHGEPDVFAYNALVSGFCKAGRIESAIEVLGRMKSRRCPPDIVTYNILIGCFCTRGKLDLALEALDRLLDDKCQPTVVTFTILIEAALLQGGIGDAMKFLDEMMSQGLQPDNYTYTAIIRGLCREGMVDAAYEFLKSLPSRECDPDVMSYNVLLHGLLSYKRWEDGEKVVGEMLETGKLDRAKQLLDDMISRGLKPDSYSYDPLISAYYKAQWEILRSVLCENYIVIELVFMNVFALVLARGIECDIALLAVESEEFWKGAEPLRFGQLPCLQDNEELENCK, translated from the exons ATGGCGTCTGCTGAAGCCAAGACGACCCAGCCGCAAACCCTAGACTCTAAGGAGTCTCACTACATGAAGCTCCTCAGCCGCTCCTGCAAAGCCGGAAAGTTCAACGAGTCCCTCTATTTCCTGGAGTACATGGTGGGCAAAGGCTACAAGCTCGACGTCATCCTCTGCACTAAGCTAATCAAGGGGCTCTGCAGCTCGAGGAGCGTCGATAAGGCCGTGCGCGTGATGGACATCCTGGAGTCTCACGGTGAGCCCGATGTCTTCGCTTATAACGCGCTCGTCAGCGGCTTCTGCAAGGCCGGCCGCATCGAATCGGCTATCGAGGTCCTCGGTCGGATGAAGAGCCGGCGCTGTCCTCCGGACATCGTCACCTACAATATTCTCATCGGCTGCTTCTGCACCAGGGGGAAGCTCGACCTGGCCCTGGAGGCCTTGGACAGGCTTCTGGACGACAAGTGCCAGCCGACTGTTGTCACCTTCACCATCTTGATCGAGGCGGCGCTGCTGCAGGGAGGGATTGGCGATGCCATGAAATTTTTGGACGAGATGATGTCGCAGGGGCTTCAGCCGGATAACTACACTTACACCGCCATAATCCGAGGGCTGTGCAGAGAAGGAATGGTGGATGCGGCGTACGAGTTCCTCAAGAGCTTGCCTTCGAGAGAATGCGACCCGGATGTAATGTCCTACAACGTCTTGCTCCATGGGTTGTTGAGTTACAAGAGATGGGAAGATGGAGAGAAGGTTGTTGGTGAAATGCTTGAGACAG GTAAGCTAGACAGAGCAAAGCAGTTGCTTGACGATATGATCAGCAGAGGGCTGAAGCCTGATTCTTATAGCTATGACCCCTTGATCTCTGCTTATTACAAAGCACAGTGGGAAATTCTTAGGTCCGTGCTTTGTGAGAATTATATTGTGATAGAGCTT GTTTTTATGAATGTGTTTGCA CTG GTCTTAGCTAGAGGCATAGAGTGCGACATTGCATTACTTGCAGTTGAGAGTGAAGAATTCTGGAAAGGTGCTGAACCACTTCGTTTTGGTCAATTGCCTTGCCTTCAG GATAATGAAGAGCTGGAAAATTGTAAATAA